ATACGCCAATGAATTCGCTTTCCGCTGGAACACCCGCCATCAAACCGATGGCACCCGCCTGAAAGGGTTTGGCCAGTTGATCGAAAACAAACGGCTCACCTACCGCCAGGTTTCCTGCGTTTGCTAAATATATAAGCCCGAGCTTCGCTTGTCCCCATTTATTTCAGCTTCCTGCCCGGAATGTTTCAGCTTAAATCGCGCGCACGAATTCATGAAGATCCTTGCGCTGTTCATTTTGTCAGCCAGCCTTGCCGCCTGCACCGCCGCGGAGTCGCTGGCGCTCCAGGGAGAGTGGCGTTTTGAACTCGATCAAAACGATCGCGGCCTTTCAGAACGCTGGTTCAACCGGGCGCTGCCGGAGCGGATTCAACTTCCGGGAGTGCTTCAGGCCCAGGGTTTCGGTGATGAAATCAACATTCAAACGCCTTGGATCCTCTCCCTTTACGATCGCCTCTGGTACCTCCGCAAAGATTATTGGGCGCACACAAATGCGGGCAGCGTAAAGGTCCCATTCGTTTGTCAGCCGCCACGGCACTATGTCGGCGCCGCCTGGTATCAACGTGAAATTGAAATCCCCGCCGATTGGCAGGGACGCCGCCTGATGCTGCACCTGGAACGTCCCCGCTGGGAATCCCGTGTGTGGATCAATGGACAGATCGCGGGCACGAATAATTCCCTTTGCGCGCCGCATGAGTTCGTCCTCGGAGTGGTGAACGCGCCCCACAGCCTCGTGCAAACGGGAAGGAACATTCTGACTGTGCGCGTCGATAACCGCATGCTGCTTCCGTATCGGCCCGATGCTCATGCGGTTTCCGATTCGTTGAACAGCACGTGGAACGGAATCGTGGGCACGATGGAACTGCAAAGCACCCCTTCGGTATGGATCGACGATCTCCAATTGTTTCCCGATGCCGCGACGGGAACCGTGCGCGTGCGCGTGCAGATTGGCAATGCCACAACCAATACGGAGAAAGTTTTCGTCTCGCTGAACTTCATTCCAGCAATGGCTTCAAGCGGCGGCAAAGCGACGCTGCGCGAAATGGCGTGCGAACCTGGCATCACAACCTTGGAAGCGCAGGTCCAGAACGCGTATCCGCTGAAGCTTTGGGATGAATTCGATCCCGCGTTATTCGAGTTCACAGCGTCGATCAGGAAGGCCGAAACAAACGCGAGCGCTTCGCGATTGTTCCATGCCCGCCGCGTGAAATTCGGATTTCGCGAATTCAAGCGGGACGGCGCGCGCATCGTGGTGAACGGGCGCGAAACACATTTGCGCGGCACACATCACGGCGGCGATTTTCCGCTCACCGGGTATCCGCCGACAGACATTGAATATTGGCGGAAACTCATTCGCACGTGCCAGGAGTGGGGCCAAAATCACATGCGATTTCATTCCTTCTGTCCCCCGAAGGCTGCGTTTGAGGCTGCGGATGAACTTGGTTTTTATCTGCAACCCGAGCCGGGAATGTGGAACACGATCGATCCCAACTCGCCCATGGAACGCATGCTCTACCTGGAAACGGAAAGAATGCTGAAGGCGTATGGAAATCATCCGTCCTTTGTCATGTTCGCTGCCAGCAACGAACCCAAGGGCCGCTGGAGGCAGGTCCTGCCGCAATGGGCGGCTCATTTTCGGACGAACGACGCACGCCGCCTCTACACGACAGGCACGGGGTTCACTGATGCCGACGCGCCAGGACCGATGGAGATGGTGGATTTTACGACCACCCAGCGCTTCGGGCCGCGCCAGGTGCGTCGCGAAAGCGGATGGTTTGGGCGCGATTATTCAGGCTCGCTGCGGGGCGTGAATGTGCCTGTCATCGTGCATGAAAACGGACAATGGTGCGCGTACCCGGATTTCCGCGTGATCGAGAAGTTCACGGGTTACATGCGGCCGGGCAACTTTGAAATCTTTCGCGATTCCGCCGCGGCAAACGGCGTGGTGGAAATGAACCGCCAATTTGCGCACGCATCAGGCCGTTTTCAGCTGGCGTGTTACAAGGAGGAGATTGAAGCCAACCTCCGCACTCGCGGACTCTCTGGTTTCCAATTGCTCGACCTGCATGATTACGTGGGGCAGGGCACGGCGCTGGTCGGCTTGCTGGATCCATTCTGGGAGCCCAAAGGATACGCCACTGCTCAGGAATTTCGACGGTTCTGCAGCGAAACAGTTCCGCTCGCCCGTTTGCACAAGCGCGTCTTCACAAGCGCGGAAAACTTGCAGGCCGAACTTGAACTCGCGCACTTCGGTGCCAACGCCTTGACGAACCAGGATGTGAACTGGAGCATTCGCGATCACACCGGCAAACCCGTGGCCTCGGGACGGCTCGATACGAAAACGTTCCCGATTGGCCGCAGCTTGCTAGGCCGAATTTCCGTTGGGCTATCCAACTTCCCCGCACCCGCTGCATACCAACTGTCGGTCACTCTGCCCGGTGCACGGACGCAAAACCACACAGTTGCCGATGCGGAGAATGGCTGGAATCTCTGGCTCTACCCCACACAGGATCACAATCCTGTTCCTCGCGATGTTCTCGCGACGTCGTCCTGGGCCGAGGCGGAAAAGAAGCTCGAGGCCGGTGGCAAGGTGCTGTTCCTGCCCCGCAACACCGACCTGGATTGGTCAAGCCCACCGCTCGATGACGTCCCCATTTTTTGGAATCGCCTGATGAATCCCGGCTGGAGCCGAATGCTGGGAATTTGGTGCAACACGAATCATCCCGCGCTCGCGCGATTTCCGACCGATTCGCATTGCGACTGGCAGTGGACGCAAATCATGCGCGGCGTTCGGCCCGTTAGTCTCGCAAAGCTTCCGCGCGACTTGAAACCGATCGTTCAAGCGATCGATGATTGGAATCGCAACTGGAAACTCGGCGCCATCTTTGAATGCAGGGTCGGTTCGGGCCGCTTGATGGTTTCCGCCTTCGATCTCACCCATGACCTTCCGAATCGTCCTGTCGCGCGGCAGTTGTGCCGTTCGTTGCTCGATTACATGGGGACCGATGAATTCAACCCCAAGGTGTCCGTGTCCGCTGCCGCCTTTCGCGGAACGTTGTTCAACACGCGAATCATGCGGCAGGTGGGCGCAAGCGCATCAGGCGCTGGGAATGTGAACCAGGCGATTGATGGCGATCCGAACACGGCATGGGTGATTGGCGGAACCGGGAGAAACGCTGCCACCAACCGGCATCCGCACACTCTGACAATCGAGTTCCCAGAAGTCGTCTCCATGGCCGGCTTCGTCATCATGCCCCGGCAAAACGATCGGGATCACCTTGGCGACGTCCGTGAATTCCGGCTGGAGACAAGCGACGATGGCCAGCAATGGACTGAGTTGCATCGTGGCGCATTGCCGTCCACGTGGGAACCGCATCGGATCGAGTGGGATCGTGCTGTGAGCGCGCGGCGTTTGAGGTTTGTGGCGGTGAGCGGATACGGGTCCGATCCCAGTGCTGCGCTGGGCGAATTTGCGATCCTGCGCGAGGGCGAACGGTTTGCAGACGATGCCGGCAACATGGAGTTCCGCCGTTCCCGGAGCACGAGCACGGACGTGGATGAAGGAAATTGAGTGACAACGAAACGAGGAACAAACCATCCCCAAAACGATGGATGGAGTTCGCGGCGTTTTTCCATGTTCCGTTGACGCAGCGTCGGCTATCGTCCCCGCGCTTTGATTAAATGAAAAATCTGTTTGTTTCTGTCGTTCTCATCCTGTTGCTCACGCCGGGTTCGCGTCTCCATGCAGCCGAAGACACCAGCGGCTCGGGCTTCGTCCTCCAATCTCAATCGCTCGCCACCGGGGCGGGCACGATTGCCATCGACCAGTTGTTCTTCGAGACAGAGAACGGCCGCGTTGAAATACCAATTCAACTTGGCGAACTGCGGCGTGGCGCCAATCGCCGCGTGAAGACTTCGGACGGCCGCGAGGTGCGACTCACCGTTGATCGCCAGCGTGACGCATTCATGATCGAGTTGAATGCCCGGCCGAGTGGAGGGATTCTGAAGTGGGGTCTTTCGATTGCCGCCGATCCGGCAGAATACTTCACGGGCCTGATGGAACGGGTTGTCGATGGTCCGCAGGCGGCGTCGTGGGCGCCCGGAATCAAGGAAGCAATGGACCTTCGCGGGCAGAAGATCGACATGATTCTCAAGCCGACCACTTCGGTCTATGCGCCGTATTACATCTCGTCGCGCGGCTACGCGACATTCGTGCAGGGCAGCTGGCCAGGGCGTTACGACTTCTGCGCCTCAGACAGCAAACGCGTGAAGCTCACATGGGAAGGGCCGTCATTTGCTATGAAAGTTTACACAGCGAAGACGCCAGCCGAACTGGTCAAGGCCCACGCGCTGGACGCCGGGCCGCCGTTTCTTCCGCCAAAGTGGATGTTCACGGCCTGGCGCTGGCGCGATGAGCATGTGCACCGCGACCAATATTACGATGGCACGCCCGTCACGGGTCCCTTTAATTCTGAAATCATGGAGGACGTGCTGCTCATGGAAGCTTATGGGATCCCTTGCGGCGTGTATTGGGTCGATCGTCCCTGGGGGCCCGGGCGGCTCGGTTACGACGATTTCGAAATTGATGAAAAGCGGTTGCCGAACTTTGAACGCCAGGTGAAATGGCTCGAAGGCAGGAACACGAAATCAATGCTCTGGATCGGGCCGTTTTTCCAGGGCGACATGGAAACCAACGCGCTCAAGCTTGGCTATAACCTCGCAGGCCAGCGGCCGCATCGGAACAATTACCCGATGGTCGATTTCACAAATCCACGCGCTAAGAAATACTGGCAGGAGGGCGTGGCGAACCTGCTCGAGATGGGAGTTGCCGGATTTAAATTGGACCGGGCTGAGGAAGACATTCCGGAATCGGGACCATTCAAGGTCTTTGATGGACGATCGATTCGTGAAAATCGGAATGCGTATCCCGCGATGTATGTGAAGGCCACGTACGAAATCGCGAAGAAACATCGAGGTGGCAACGATTTCCTTTGCATGCCGCGAGCGGCTTACACGGGAAGTTCGCGATACGGTGTGTTCTGGGGCGGCGATGTCGGCGGAACGCAGGAAGGGTTGCGGGCTTCGATCATCGCAATGCAACGCTCTGCCGTCATGGGATATCCGAATTGGGGCGCCGACACATGCGGATACAATCAGCAGTTGATGGAGACCGAGGTGTGCGGCCGCTGGCTTGCGTTCAGCTGTTTCAATCCGATCATGGAAGTTGGCCCGACCCGCAATCGCGCCTTTTGGAACTTTCACAATCCTCCGCGTTACGACGCCGAGCTTATCGCAATCTGGCGTCTGTATGCGCGCCTGCATACGCGCCTGATCGACTACGGATATGCCGCGGCGAAGGAAGCCACGAAAACCGGAATGCCAATTGTCCGCCCCTTGTTTCTCGTGGATCCGCAGGCGCCGGAGGCGTGGGCCAATTGGTGGACCTTTCAATACGGCCCCGACATCCTTGTGTCCGCAATCTGGCAAAAAGGACAGCGTGCAGTGGAGGTTTACCTGCCTGCCGGACAGAAATGGCAGGACGCGTGGAACCCCGGCAAAGCTTACGATGGCGGGCAAACGATTACGGTGCCGGCTGAATTGCATCAGATTCCGATCTTCACCCGTGCTGGGTCAAAAGTGGATCTGGGCGACCTGCATCAAGAATGGCGCGATGCTGAGGCGGTTGCCAGCACGCGCCCTGACCTGAAGAAATTGGATGCCCAATTGCGCGCGTGGTACGAACGCACATATTCCCAGTCGAATTGAGGCTCGTAATCTCTCTCTTCGGACCGAGCCGACGAGAGCCTCTTCGCGATTGGCTGACACTGTAAGAAGCTCGGTCTGGGTTTCATAAGCAGGCATTGACGCGCGGTTCCGGGCTGGCACTATGCGGCCATGACACCCGAGACAGGAACCGTCAACCTGTTGGTTGTTTGTGTCTCCGGCCCCGATTCCGGAAAGAGGCTTGCCATCACGTCCAAACCCGCAGTCGTCGGCCGGGCCGCCGCATGTGAACTCGCCAGTGACGATCCCGATGTCGCCGAGCGGCATGTGACTCTTCACGAAGAAGCCGGCAAGCCCGCCTTTGCCGCGATCGCTGGATGCGCTGTTTTTCTGGATGGCCAATCCAGGCAGCAGGGATTGCTCGAACCGCGGCAGCAACTTCGCGTGGGGCGTTCGCTGTGGCAGATGGAATCGGCTCCCACCGCGCAATTCAGCACGTTGATTGGCGACTTCGGCGACCGCATCACGGATATCGCGGGCGTGGAACGCATTGAAGGTTTTCGTCCTGCCGAGATGTTTTCGGAGGCATTGCGCAAGCGCACGGATGAAGAGATGGAGCAATATTTTGCCGTGGGCACGCCTTCAACCACGCCTCCGCTGGCAGAGGTGAACACGGGCTGGCCAAAGCCCTGGCTGTTCCTGAAAACGTTCCTGCTCGCGGCAACCGTTTATCTGGGTTTTCTTTTCATCTACCGGCATTTCGGAAATGCCATCGTCCTTCCGGGACTCCTGACGTTTGGCGCATTCGTGATTCCATTTTCGCTGCTGATCTTCTTTTTCGAGATCAATGCCGTCCGCAACGTGCCCTTGTACCAGCTGCTGAAGCTCATGATGCTCGGTGGTGTGTTATCGGTCATCCTGTCGTTGTTTTTGTTCGAATGGACGCGCCTCGACAGCTGGTTGGGCGCCATGAGTGCGGGACTCGTCGAAGAAGCTGGCAAGGCCGCGGCGCTGCTGCTCGTGATCAACAAACCCAAATACCGCTGGACATTGAACGGGATGCTTTTTGGGGCTGCAGTCGGAACGGGATTTGCCGCGTTTGAATCGGCGGGCTATGCATACCTGATTGGAGGCGAATACGGCCGCAGCGCCATGCTGAGCAACATCACCACGCGAGGCATCCTGAGTATTTTCGGCGGTCACGTCCTCTGGACCGCGCTGGTCGGAGCGGCGCTCTGGCGCGTTCGCGGGACCCGCGCGTTCGAATGGTCGATGTTGACCGAGCCGAAGTTCCTGCGGGCATACGCCGTCGCTGCCGGGCTGCACATGATCTGGAACTCTCCTCTTCAACTGCCACTCTATATCAAATACGTCATTCTCGGGTTTGTGATCTGGATCGCTCTTGTCGCATTCATTCAAAGTGGATTGCGCCAGATACGCACAGCGCAAGCCGAAGCTGCCAGCGGCGACACAACAAAAACCCAGATTCCCCAGGCCGCATTGCCCTAGTTGACGGAGGACTCCCGGAAACACCCCAATGCATTTGCAGGCCGGCCGGGGGATAATGGGCGAGAATGCTGGTGATCGTTCGGAAAACGTGGTGGGTCGTGTGCCTCTGCTTCAGCCTGCACCAGTCGGTTGCGGGTGAAACCACTTCCTCGACCAATCTCCCTCCGTTACAGCGGCTGAATTCCGTCCTCCGCATGTCCGTGGAAACCCGCGACGGTCAGAACGTTGGCAGCGTCAGAAACATTGTTCTGGATGTCGATCGCGGAATTGTCGGCTGCGTTCTCGTCGGGCCCGACGGTTTGCTTAAGGGCCGAAAAGTGCGTCCCGTTCCGCCGCATCTGATTTCCACATCTACCGCCAAGCGCGGTGTGGCAGGGTTGAATATCATGCCGCGCGATTGGAACAGCGCGCCCGTGATCAACGCAAGCGCCCTGAACACCCCTGCAACCGCGGCCACCCTCGCTGATTTGCCGCGACGTTTCGATGCCATTTCCAAGCCTTCGGAAGGAAGCCAGCCGGCAATGCAAACGCTGGCGGCCACGGGGCGCCCTGCAAAAAGCCCGCCCCAGGGCAGGCTGATGCTCGTAACAGATCTCATTGGTGAATCGGTCTACGGAACCGATCAGAACAAGCTCGGCGAGGTGATCGATGTTCTTGCAGCGCTCGATGGGGAAAAATCGTGTTTCCTGCTGCTGTCACCTGGAAAGCGTTTCAAGTCGAATGAACACGCCTACGCAATTCCGCTGGGCCGAATCGCGATCGACGAATCCGGGCGATTGCAGCTCGACGCGGAGCCCGCTCAACTCTCGTCGGCCCGCCATTTCGATCCCACCGTGTGGCGAACCGGCGGGGTGCGAAAGAATGAGATTCTGCAATATCCTCGGACGAATTAAATGAGCAGCCGCTTTCGCGATGCTCAAAGAAATTTCCCCGGATTCAGGATGCCTTTCGGATCCAAGGCGTTCTTCACCCGATGATGCAAATCGCGCAACTCGGGCGACGCAGCGAGCGGCCACCAGCGCGCCTTGGCCAGGCCAATTCCATGCTCACCCGTGATCGATCCGCCCCATGCAATCACCTGCTGAAATAATTCGTCCAATGCCGCTTCGGCGCGTTCCTTCGCTTCAGGCTGCGTGTAATCCACCATGACGTTCGTGTGAATGTTCCCGTCGCCGGCATGACCGAAACACGCGATCGGGAATTGGTGCCGCGCCTGCAGGCCCGCGGCAAATCGAAACAAGTCTTCAAGCCGGCCGCGCGGCACCACGATGTCCTCATTCAGCTTCGTCAACCCCGTGTCGCGCAACGCGTAGGAGAACTCGCGCCGAATCTGCCATACTTCCTCGCATTCGCGATTTCCGAGCCCGCGCTCGACAAACAACGGTTGCTGCTTGCGAACAATCATTTCCAGGTCACGAATCTCACCCCGCACCGATCTCATCTGGCCGTCGAGTTCGACGATGAGGTGGGCGCGACAGCCGCGAAGGCGTTCGCTGCCTGTCCGCTTGTATGCGGCGCTCAAGGTGAACTCATCTGCAACCTCGAGTGCGCATGGCAGGAACCCTGACTTGAAAATCGCGTGCAGCGTCCGAATCGCGCTGCGCATTGACCCGAAACCAACCGCAAGGCACGCGCGATACGGAGGAAGCGGAATAAGCTTGAGCGTCGCCTCCGTGATGATTCCGAGCATGCCTTCCGAACCGGGAAAAAAGCGCGCGAACTCAAACCCGGTCTTGTTCTTGTGCGTTCGACCGCCGACACGCACAACGGTTCCATCGGCAAGCACCACTTCAAGTCCCAGAACGTAATCCCGGGTCACACCGTATTTCAGGCAGCGCGGTCCCCCCGCGTTCGTCGCGATGTTGCCTCCGATGGAACTATCCTTGCGGCTCGCTGGATCAGGCGGGTAATACAATCCCTTTTTTTCCACCGCGGATTGCAGGGCGCTTGTGGTTACGGCGGGTTGGGTGACGACCACGAAGTCCGCCGGATTGATCTCGACAATCCGGTTCAGTCGTTCGACCGAAAGCACAATGCCACCGCGCACGGGAACGCAACCGCCCACGTAACCATAACCCGCGCCGCGGGGCGTCACAGGGATGCCGTGCTTATTCGCAAATCTGAGGACCCGGGAAACCGATTCTGCATCTTGCGGAATTGCAACCGCGTCCGGCGTGTGGGCTGCAAACCACTTGTCCCCAGCGTATCGCGCGCGAATCGTCTCCTCCGTCAAAAGTTCGCCAGGGCCAAGACTGCGTTTCAGTTCGGCCAGTCGCTTCGATTGCAGCGCTGTCATTCGCTTGCCGGAACATCAGGCGCCTCGAGAAACTCCTCCGCCTCCGCCGCTTCGGATTCAGGAACCTGCACCTGAATGCCTCCTGTTGCCTGGGAATACCCTCCGGTCGTCAAAGCAGAAAGCTCGCCCATGACGATCGCATGGAAGCCCGCAGCTTCGAGGCGGCTGCGAACGAGTTGGGCATCGCTGGGATTGAACAATCGGGTAATGGTGACGAGTGACATATGCTTTTTATTAGGTTGTCGTCGTGCCGGTTGCTGCAGGCGCATGGCGGATTTCGGCGAACACGATGACGCCGGCGCCCGTTTGCAGGCTGCTCTGCACCTGGGCATCGACCTGCTGTCCAACGAGCTCCGACGCGTGATTCACCACTACCATCGTGCCGTCTGGAAGATAACCCACGCCCTGGCCTTTGTCGCGGCCCTCGCGCACGATCCGAATGCTCAGCACCTCGCCCGGCAGGAGTGTCACGCGCAGCGATTTGCTCATCTCATGCAGGTTCACATAATTCACCGACTGCAGCTCCGCGATCTTGCCGAGATTAAAATCATTCGTGAACAACTTCGCCTTCAAGTTGCGCGCCAGCCGGACAAGTTTCGCATCCACTTCCTTCTCCTCGGGAAAATCGCTCTCGTGGATTTTCAATTCGTTCCGTTTGTTCTGCTGCAGGCGGTTCAACATCTCCAGCCCGCGGCGGCCGCGGGCCCGTTTCACAGGGTCGGGGGAATCGGCGATCTGCTGCAATTCCCGCAGCACAAACCTCGGCACCACCAGCGTTCCTTCGAGAAAATTAGCCTCCACGAGATCTGCAATCCGTCCATCAATGATCACACTCGTGTCGAGCAACAGCAGGTTGTCGGGTTTGTTCTGCGGCGCGAAGCGAACGTAGGGAATGATGAGCGAAAAATCCTCCTTGTTGCTGCGCATCGCCAGGATCATGCCGATGTAACTGAACCCGAGAAACAGGCAGAGCCGGATCAGCCAGCGGGTGGTATCCTCGGAATTATCGAACAATCCTGAACGATCGATCAACAGCGCGACCACGTTGCCCAGCAGCAGGCCGAATGTGATCGAAGAAAACGCCCGCAGGGAAAACCCTTTCAGCATTTCATCGATCGCGATCAGCAGCCAGCCGAAGCCAAATCCCACCAGCGCCCCCGCCCATCCATAGTGGAGCAGTTCGGGACGCACCTGGCTGATGGCGTAACCCGCGGTCGTGCACAGCGCGAGAAAGAGAACGCGTATGGTCCACAGGTTGATCATCGCCGTGAACCTTCCCGCGGCAGGCGCAGGCGTTCGCCCGAGGACTCAGCCGATTCCCGCGGCGGTTTCTTGCTCCACAGAATTCCCCAAAGGCCAAGGCGATTCAGGTTGCTGCTCGTGATTGAAAGATTTTCCACGATGTTCGCCACGTTGCCAGCAATCGCATCGTCCTGCAATAACGCGCCCGCCAGCCCCTTGCCTGAACGCGTGTCATCCAGGATCGCTTTCAGCGTCAGTGTCGAGTTCTCCACGTTCCGAACCGATGACGAAATGCTTCCGCGATTCTCCTCCACTATGCCGTTTACTGAATCGGCAAAGGTCAGCAATTCGCTCGAGGCCTGGGCCAGGTTGCTGGCGGAAAGCGACAGCGCCGGGCCATTTGTCACGAACAACGAGTTGATTTCGTCCACCGTAACCATCGCCCGCTCCGAAGCCGTTCGCAGGTTCTCCACAGTCGCCGCCAGATTGGTCAGCGTTTGTTCGTTCAGG
The Verrucomicrobiia bacterium DNA segment above includes these coding regions:
- a CDS encoding transposase, encoding YANEFAFRWNTRHQTDGTRLKGFGQLIENKRLTYRQVSCVC
- a CDS encoding discoidin domain-containing protein gives rise to the protein MKILALFILSASLAACTAAESLALQGEWRFELDQNDRGLSERWFNRALPERIQLPGVLQAQGFGDEINIQTPWILSLYDRLWYLRKDYWAHTNAGSVKVPFVCQPPRHYVGAAWYQREIEIPADWQGRRLMLHLERPRWESRVWINGQIAGTNNSLCAPHEFVLGVVNAPHSLVQTGRNILTVRVDNRMLLPYRPDAHAVSDSLNSTWNGIVGTMELQSTPSVWIDDLQLFPDAATGTVRVRVQIGNATTNTEKVFVSLNFIPAMASSGGKATLREMACEPGITTLEAQVQNAYPLKLWDEFDPALFEFTASIRKAETNASASRLFHARRVKFGFREFKRDGARIVVNGRETHLRGTHHGGDFPLTGYPPTDIEYWRKLIRTCQEWGQNHMRFHSFCPPKAAFEAADELGFYLQPEPGMWNTIDPNSPMERMLYLETERMLKAYGNHPSFVMFAASNEPKGRWRQVLPQWAAHFRTNDARRLYTTGTGFTDADAPGPMEMVDFTTTQRFGPRQVRRESGWFGRDYSGSLRGVNVPVIVHENGQWCAYPDFRVIEKFTGYMRPGNFEIFRDSAAANGVVEMNRQFAHASGRFQLACYKEEIEANLRTRGLSGFQLLDLHDYVGQGTALVGLLDPFWEPKGYATAQEFRRFCSETVPLARLHKRVFTSAENLQAELELAHFGANALTNQDVNWSIRDHTGKPVASGRLDTKTFPIGRSLLGRISVGLSNFPAPAAYQLSVTLPGARTQNHTVADAENGWNLWLYPTQDHNPVPRDVLATSSWAEAEKKLEAGGKVLFLPRNTDLDWSSPPLDDVPIFWNRLMNPGWSRMLGIWCNTNHPALARFPTDSHCDWQWTQIMRGVRPVSLAKLPRDLKPIVQAIDDWNRNWKLGAIFECRVGSGRLMVSAFDLTHDLPNRPVARQLCRSLLDYMGTDEFNPKVSVSAAAFRGTLFNTRIMRQVGASASGAGNVNQAIDGDPNTAWVIGGTGRNAATNRHPHTLTIEFPEVVSMAGFVIMPRQNDRDHLGDVREFRLETSDDGQQWTELHRGALPSTWEPHRIEWDRAVSARRLRFVAVSGYGSDPSAALGEFAILREGERFADDAGNMEFRRSRSTSTDVDEGN
- a CDS encoding TIM-barrel domain-containing protein: MKNLFVSVVLILLLTPGSRLHAAEDTSGSGFVLQSQSLATGAGTIAIDQLFFETENGRVEIPIQLGELRRGANRRVKTSDGREVRLTVDRQRDAFMIELNARPSGGILKWGLSIAADPAEYFTGLMERVVDGPQAASWAPGIKEAMDLRGQKIDMILKPTTSVYAPYYISSRGYATFVQGSWPGRYDFCASDSKRVKLTWEGPSFAMKVYTAKTPAELVKAHALDAGPPFLPPKWMFTAWRWRDEHVHRDQYYDGTPVTGPFNSEIMEDVLLMEAYGIPCGVYWVDRPWGPGRLGYDDFEIDEKRLPNFERQVKWLEGRNTKSMLWIGPFFQGDMETNALKLGYNLAGQRPHRNNYPMVDFTNPRAKKYWQEGVANLLEMGVAGFKLDRAEEDIPESGPFKVFDGRSIRENRNAYPAMYVKATYEIAKKHRGGNDFLCMPRAAYTGSSRYGVFWGGDVGGTQEGLRASIIAMQRSAVMGYPNWGADTCGYNQQLMETEVCGRWLAFSCFNPIMEVGPTRNRAFWNFHNPPRYDAELIAIWRLYARLHTRLIDYGYAAAKEATKTGMPIVRPLFLVDPQAPEAWANWWTFQYGPDILVSAIWQKGQRAVEVYLPAGQKWQDAWNPGKAYDGGQTITVPAELHQIPIFTRAGSKVDLGDLHQEWRDAEAVASTRPDLKKLDAQLRAWYERTYSQSN
- a CDS encoding PrsW family glutamic-type intramembrane protease; protein product: MTPETGTVNLLVVCVSGPDSGKRLAITSKPAVVGRAAACELASDDPDVAERHVTLHEEAGKPAFAAIAGCAVFLDGQSRQQGLLEPRQQLRVGRSLWQMESAPTAQFSTLIGDFGDRITDIAGVERIEGFRPAEMFSEALRKRTDEEMEQYFAVGTPSTTPPLAEVNTGWPKPWLFLKTFLLAATVYLGFLFIYRHFGNAIVLPGLLTFGAFVIPFSLLIFFFEINAVRNVPLYQLLKLMMLGGVLSVILSLFLFEWTRLDSWLGAMSAGLVEEAGKAAALLLVINKPKYRWTLNGMLFGAAVGTGFAAFESAGYAYLIGGEYGRSAMLSNITTRGILSIFGGHVLWTALVGAALWRVRGTRAFEWSMLTEPKFLRAYAVAAGLHMIWNSPLQLPLYIKYVILGFVIWIALVAFIQSGLRQIRTAQAEAASGDTTKTQIPQAALP
- a CDS encoding PRC-barrel domain-containing protein yields the protein MLVIVRKTWWVVCLCFSLHQSVAGETTSSTNLPPLQRLNSVLRMSVETRDGQNVGSVRNIVLDVDRGIVGCVLVGPDGLLKGRKVRPVPPHLISTSTAKRGVAGLNIMPRDWNSAPVINASALNTPATAATLADLPRRFDAISKPSEGSQPAMQTLAATGRPAKSPPQGRLMLVTDLIGESVYGTDQNKLGEVIDVLAALDGEKSCFLLLSPGKRFKSNEHAYAIPLGRIAIDESGRLQLDAEPAQLSSARHFDPTVWRTGGVRKNEILQYPRTN
- a CDS encoding FAD-linked oxidase C-terminal domain-containing protein codes for the protein MTALQSKRLAELKRSLGPGELLTEETIRARYAGDKWFAAHTPDAVAIPQDAESVSRVLRFANKHGIPVTPRGAGYGYVGGCVPVRGGIVLSVERLNRIVEINPADFVVVTQPAVTTSALQSAVEKKGLYYPPDPASRKDSSIGGNIATNAGGPRCLKYGVTRDYVLGLEVVLADGTVVRVGGRTHKNKTGFEFARFFPGSEGMLGIITEATLKLIPLPPYRACLAVGFGSMRSAIRTLHAIFKSGFLPCALEVADEFTLSAAYKRTGSERLRGCRAHLIVELDGQMRSVRGEIRDLEMIVRKQQPLFVERGLGNRECEEVWQIRREFSYALRDTGLTKLNEDIVVPRGRLEDLFRFAAGLQARHQFPIACFGHAGDGNIHTNVMVDYTQPEAKERAEAALDELFQQVIAWGGSITGEHGIGLAKARWWPLAASPELRDLHHRVKNALDPKGILNPGKFL
- a CDS encoding DUF2007 domain-containing protein → MSLVTITRLFNPSDAQLVRSRLEAAGFHAIVMGELSALTTGGYSQATGGIQVQVPESEAAEAEEFLEAPDVPASE
- a CDS encoding PIN domain-containing protein; the protein is MINLWTIRVLFLALCTTAGYAISQVRPELLHYGWAGALVGFGFGWLLIAIDEMLKGFSLRAFSSITFGLLLGNVVALLIDRSGLFDNSEDTTRWLIRLCLFLGFSYIGMILAMRSNKEDFSLIIPYVRFAPQNKPDNLLLLDTSVIIDGRIADLVEANFLEGTLVVPRFVLRELQQIADSPDPVKRARGRRGLEMLNRLQQNKRNELKIHESDFPEEKEVDAKLVRLARNLKAKLFTNDFNLGKIAELQSVNYVNLHEMSKSLRVTLLPGEVLSIRIVREGRDKGQGVGYLPDGTMVVVNHASELVGQQVDAQVQSSLQTGAGVIVFAEIRHAPAATGTTTT